One window of Balearica regulorum gibbericeps isolate bBalReg1 chromosome 10, bBalReg1.pri, whole genome shotgun sequence genomic DNA carries:
- the LMOD3 gene encoding leiomodin-3: MSELSQNSDEEVCPEDIDEDEILANLSPEELKELQCEMEVMAPDPEVPTGMIQRDQTEKAPTGSFDHRSLVDYLYWQKASRRMLEDERVPVTLLPSERSAAEQTEGKAGGSGRAPGAEGKERHYKNEHLSNSGTQFGETKKDGSGKGKEEEKEEEAEEEEEDDEEEDETELETKEIYTNENRHSDQINKKPSTESGEITEKPNENEKKISKLNIPKKLALDTSFMKLSARPSGNQTNLEESLEKVRKNNPDMKELNLNNIENVPKEMLIDFVNAMKKNKNIKTFSLANVGADDNVAFALANMLRENRSITTLNIDSNFISGKGIVAIMRCLQYNETLTELRFHNQRSMLGHQAEMEIARLLKANPTLLKLGYHFELPGPRIVVTNLLSRNLDKQRQKRQEEQRQQQMKEQRELIAMLENGLGLPPGMWEMLGGPLPQPGMREPPQAPKPPVPTAVSLSKRQESTRRQESTRQPAPEQSCREKPVSFRVIKLKKTQRKPAVPEYVEPAEKTNLKDVIKTLKPVPRRRPPPLVEITPRDQLLNDIRQSNVAYLKPVPLPKQLE; the protein is encoded by the exons atgTCTGAACTCAGCCAAAACTCTGATGAAGAAGTGTGTCCTGAGGACATCGATGAAGATGAAATCCTGGCAAACCTGTCCCCCGAGGAGCTAAAGGAGCTGCAGTGTGAGATGGAAGTCATGGCCCCAGACCCCGAAGTCCCAACTGGGATGATACAGAGGGATCAGACTGAAAAAGCCCCCACGGGGAGCTTCGACCACAGGTCCCTGGTTGACTACCTGTACTGGCAGAAGGCATCCAGACGCATGCTCGAGGACGAGAGAGTTCCCGTCACCCTCTTGCCCTCTGAG AGAAGCGCTGCGGAGCAGACGGAAGGGAAGGCTGGTGGCAGCGGGAGGGCGccaggagcagaaggaaaagagagacatTACAAAAATGAGCACTTGTCCAACTCAGGAACACAGTTTGGGGAGACAAAGAAAGATGGAAGTGGtaaagggaaagaggaggagaaggaagaagaagcagaggaggaagaggaagatgatgaagaggaggatgagaCTGAATTGGAAACAAAGGAGATTTACACCAATGAGAACCGTCACAGTGATCAGATAAATAAGAAACCAAGTACAGAATCAGgagaaatcacagaaaagccaaatgaaaatgagaagaaaatatcaaaattaaaCATCCCGAAAAAGTTAGCACTGGATACCAGCTTCATGAAGCTAAGTGCCAGGCCTTCAGGAAATCAAACCAACCTAGAAGAGAGTTTGGAGAAAGTCCgaaaaaacaacccagacaTGAAAGAGCTCAACCTGAACAACATAGAAAACGTCCCCAAAGAAATGCTGATAGACTTTGTCAATGCcatgaaaaagaataagaatatAAAAACGTTCAGCTTGGCCAACGTGGGGGCCGACGACAACGTGGCATTCGCGCTGGCCAACATGCTGCGGGAGAACAGGAGCATCACCACGTTGAACATCGATTCCAATTTCATCTCTGGCAAAGGGATCGTTGCTATCATGAGATGCCTGCAGTACAACGAGACGCTGACGGAGCTCCGCTTTCACAACCAGCGGAGCATGCTGGGCCACCAGGCAGAAATGGAGATCGCCAGGCTGCTGAAAGCCAACCCCACCCTCCTTAAACTGGGGTATCACTTCGAACTGCCAGGGCCCAGGATAGTGGTGACCAACCTGCTCAGCAGAAACCTGGAcaagcagaggcagaagaggcaagaggagcaaaggcagcagcaaatgAAAGAGCAGAGGGAGTTGATAGCGATGCTGGAAAATGGACTCGGGTTGCCTCCCGGGATGTGGGAAATGCTGGGGGGACCGCTGCCCCAGCCGGGGATGCGTGAACCCCCGCAAGCCCCAAAACCACCCGTCCCCACAGCTGTGTCTCTGAGCAAAAGGCAGGAGAGCACAAGGCGGCAGGAGAGCACAAGGCAGCCGGCCCCCGAGCAGTCCTGCAGAGAGAAGCCCGTCAGCTTCAGAGTGATCAAGCTGAAGAAGACTCAGCGCAAACCCGCCGTGCCGGAGTACGTGGAACCCGCTGAGAAAACTAACCTTAAAGATGTCATCAAAACGCTTAAACCAGTTCCCAGGAGAAGGCCACCTCCACTCGTCGAAATAACCCCGAGAGATCAGCTACTAAACGACATTCGCCAGAGTAATGTCGCTTATCTTAAACCG GTGCCATTGCCAAAGCAGCTGGAGTGA